A window of the Sporohalobacter salinus genome harbors these coding sequences:
- a CDS encoding MIP/aquaporin family protein, translating into MKKENLFGECIAELIGTAILLFFGAGVVANLLLVEANIGWWELCLLWGLGVAMAVYITGGVSGAHINPSVTVGLAAAGDFPWKKVLPYCISQTAGAFLGAAGVYFIYAEQFVEKTAVNMTIFHTIAMDNISNPKAMMIELILTMILLMGVMAMTEPLNSTAPKGLGAAMSIGILVAGIGGIGGKLTGFAINPARDFGPKLFTALAGWGATPFTEHNFYFWVPIIGPLLGGVLGAIIYKKLLRAHLPEVWKNKDETTGIETGETTTA; encoded by the coding sequence ATGAAAAAGGAGAATTTATTTGGTGAATGCATTGCTGAATTAATTGGAACAGCTATTTTATTGTTTTTTGGAGCTGGGGTAGTTGCTAATTTGTTATTGGTTGAAGCTAATATTGGGTGGTGGGAATTATGTTTATTATGGGGACTAGGAGTAGCAATGGCAGTTTATATTACTGGTGGAGTTTCTGGAGCTCATATTAATCCGTCAGTAACAGTTGGTTTAGCAGCAGCAGGAGATTTTCCTTGGAAAAAGGTGCTTCCTTATTGTATTTCACAAACAGCTGGTGCTTTTTTAGGGGCAGCAGGAGTTTATTTTATTTATGCTGAACAATTTGTTGAAAAGACAGCAGTTAATATGACCATCTTTCATACTATTGCTATGGATAACATCTCTAATCCGAAGGCGATGATGATAGAGTTAATTTTAACAATGATCTTATTAATGGGAGTAATGGCTATGACTGAGCCATTAAATAGTACAGCACCAAAAGGATTAGGTGCAGCAATGTCCATTGGTATTTTAGTAGCTGGAATTGGTGGAATTGGTGGAAAGTTAACTGGTTTTGCAATTAATCCAGCTAGAGATTTTGGACCTAAGTTATTTACAGCCTTGGCTGGTTGGGGTGCGACTCCATTTACAGAGCATAATTTTTATTTTTGGGTACCAATTATTGGTCCATTATTAGGAGGAGTTTTAGGGGCTATTATTTATAAGAAGCTCTTGAGAGCACATTTGCCAGAAGTATGGAAGAATAAAGATGAAACTACTGGAATTGAAACTGGTGAAACTACAACTGCATAA
- the glpK gene encoding glycerol kinase GlpK: MEKYILSIDQGTTSSRAIVFDHDGKEVSVAQKEFTQHYPENGWVEHDANEIWGTTIGVVADALGKADINPKQVEGIGITNQRETTVVWDVETGKPIHNAIVWQDRRTASICDQIEEEGYKDLIQEKTGLILDAYFSGTKIKWILDNVEGARERAEEGKLRFGTIDSWLIWKLTGREVHVTDYTNASRTMIFNIHDLEWDQELLDILDIPESVLPEVKSSSEVYGETIDYHFFGENVPIAGIAGDQQAALFGQGCYDEGMAKNTYGTGCFLLMNTGDEPVKSENQLLTTIAAGVDDPKYALEGSIFIAGAAIQWLRDELNLIEESPDSEYFATKVDGTDGVYVVPAFSGLGAPYWDMYARGTIVGLTRGTSKDHIIRATLESLAYQTRDVLQAMEVDSGINLKELGVDGGAVANDFLMQFQADILGTPVERPEYTETTALGAAYLAGLAIGYWDSKEEVLAKRRVDETFEPKMEVEKKEKLYAGWKKAVGRAQDWAEE; this comes from the coding sequence GTGGAAAAATATATTTTATCTATTGACCAAGGAACAACTAGTTCCAGAGCAATTGTATTTGATCATGACGGGAAAGAGGTTAGTGTAGCTCAAAAAGAATTTACTCAGCATTATCCAGAGAATGGTTGGGTTGAGCATGATGCTAATGAAATTTGGGGGACTACTATTGGAGTAGTAGCAGATGCTTTAGGTAAGGCTGATATTAATCCTAAGCAAGTAGAAGGAATCGGGATTACTAATCAGCGAGAGACTACAGTTGTATGGGATGTAGAAACTGGTAAGCCAATTCATAACGCCATTGTCTGGCAGGATAGAAGAACTGCTAGTATTTGTGATCAAATAGAAGAAGAAGGCTACAAAGATCTGATCCAAGAAAAGACAGGATTAATACTGGATGCTTATTTTTCTGGAACAAAGATTAAATGGATTTTGGATAATGTAGAAGGGGCTAGAGAAAGAGCTGAAGAAGGTAAGTTAAGATTTGGTACTATAGATAGTTGGTTGATTTGGAAATTAACAGGGAGAGAAGTTCACGTAACTGATTATACAAATGCTTCTCGAACTATGATCTTTAATATTCATGATCTAGAGTGGGATCAAGAGTTACTTGATATTTTAGATATTCCTGAATCTGTGTTACCAGAAGTAAAATCTAGTAGTGAAGTTTATGGTGAAACAATAGATTATCATTTTTTTGGTGAGAATGTACCAATAGCTGGTATAGCTGGCGATCAACAAGCTGCTTTATTTGGGCAAGGATGTTATGATGAAGGAATGGCTAAGAACACTTATGGTACTGGTTGTTTCTTATTAATGAATACTGGAGATGAGCCTGTTAAATCAGAAAATCAACTATTGACTACTATTGCTGCTGGAGTTGATGATCCTAAATATGCTTTAGAAGGTAGTATCTTTATTGCTGGAGCGGCAATTCAATGGTTACGAGATGAGCTAAACTTAATTGAGGAGTCTCCTGATTCTGAATATTTTGCTACTAAAGTTGATGGTACAGATGGAGTTTATGTAGTACCAGCTTTTTCAGGTTTAGGAGCACCTTATTGGGATATGTATGCCCGAGGAACTATTGTGGGACTAACACGAGGTACTAGCAAAGATCATATTATTCGAGCTACTTTAGAATCTTTAGCTTATCAAACCAGAGATGTATTACAAGCTATGGAAGTTGACTCAGGGATTAATCTTAAAGAGTTAGGAGTCGATGGTGGAGCAGTAGCTAATGACTTTTTAATGCAATTCCAAGCTGATATTTTAGGTACTCCAGTAGAAAGACCAGAATATACAGAAACTACTGCTTTAGGAGCAGCTTATTTAGCAGGATTAGCAATTGGATATTGGGATAGTAAAGAGGAAGTATTAGCTAAACGAAGAGTAGATGAGACATTTGAGCCTAAGATGGAAGTAGAGAAGAAAGAAAAATTATATGCTGGTTGGAAGAAAGCTGTTGGCAGAGCACAAGATTGGGCAGAAGAATAA